The window CCTCCATTCTCGGTGTCGCCACCGTCGTTTTCACCCCCGAGACACCCGGGTAGCGCAATGGCTGTGGTACCGGCTACTCCAGCGAGAAATGCTCGGCGCGTCCGTTCGTCGAGTCTGTCGCGCATCGAGTTTACCGTCCCCGACATTATATTAGTAAATTTATAATATATGTAAATATATATTATTCGCGTATATAGTAGTACGAGGTTCAACAAAGAAGACGTTCGAACAGCCACAGCAGGTCCCCAGGTCGAGGGAGTTGCACGCTAGGGGACGCCCGACCTCACTCGAGTTTTCCCTCGAGTTCGCTCATGAACTCGGTGGGGACCTCGACGTGCGGAGCGTGGCCGGTGTTGTCGAAGACGACCTCCTCGAACTCACCGCCGGCGTCCGCGTACTCCTCGAGGACCGCGCGGGTCTGGTCGACCATCGGCTGTGGCGGGAAGACGTCCTCGCCGGGCCAGTCGGGGATCTGTCCCATCCGACCGAGCGTTCCGAGGTCGAACAGCGACTCGTTGGAGACGATCTGGTCCGAGTCGCCGCGGATCCACAGCACGGGCGGTTTCTCCTCGGGATCGATCTCCGTGATCGTCGAGAGGTCGCAGTACTTCGGCGAGATCGCGTTGTTCACGCCCGTCTCGCCGGGGGCAACCCCCGGCCAGTTGTCGCTCTGAACGGCCGATCCCGGGTAGTTCGCCTCACCGGTGGCCGTGTCGAGCATCCCCGTCAGGTACGACTCCTCGCGTTCCTCGTCGAACTCGTGGGTCGGGTCGACGTAGTACGTCCGGAGGATCTTCCGCGGGCTGGCCTCGCCTTCCTCCCCGCGGTCGCGGTCCGCGAGGCCGGCCACGAACTCGTCGTTGCCGATCCCCCCACCCGAGCCCGCGTAGTCGTCGAAACAGGGCGTCCCCTCGAGATCCTTCGTGCCGCCGAACCCGTACGGCGACAGCGGGTTGACGAGGACGAGCCGTCGGACCGCCTCGGGGTTGTCGATCGCGTACCGCATCGCGACCCCGCCGCCGTTCGACCAGCCGACGAGCGTCACCGGGGGTTCGAGGTCGAGTTCCGGCAACAGCGCCCGCAGGTCGGCCTCGAAGTCTCCTAGCCCGTTCGTCGCGTCGACCGGTTTCGTCTCGGTGTCGCCGTAGCCGCGCAGGTCTGGTGCGACGGCGTAGTAGCGGTTCGGCAGGTCGGCCAGCACGTCCTCGAAAAAGCGGGAGGAAGAGACGTTGCCGTGCAGGAAGACGACCGGTTCGTCGCCGGCGTCTCGGGGTTCGCTTCCGTTTCCGTCACCGTCCGCGCTCGCCCCTCCCGACTCGAGGACGTGCGTCTCGAGTCGGTCGGTCTCGATCGTCCGCGACTGGACGCCGGCGAGGGTGTCGTCTCGAGTCATGGCGTGGCCGCCGATACGACGTCACCGGTGATAACGTTCGGGCGCGACCCCTGCCAGTGAGACCGGCGTCGAACCGGGTGAGACGCCACCCTCGCTCGTCGACTGCCGCTCCTATAGCCGGTCGACGATCGCCGCCGTCACGTCTTCGGTCGAGGCGTCGCCACCCAGGTCGGGGGTTCTGGGACCGTCCTCAAGCGTCGTCTCGACGGCCTCGCG of the Halobiforma lacisalsi AJ5 genome contains:
- a CDS encoding alpha/beta hydrolase — translated: MTRDDTLAGVQSRTIETDRLETHVLESGGASADGDGNGSEPRDAGDEPVVFLHGNVSSSRFFEDVLADLPNRYYAVAPDLRGYGDTETKPVDATNGLGDFEADLRALLPELDLEPPVTLVGWSNGGGVAMRYAIDNPEAVRRLVLVNPLSPYGFGGTKDLEGTPCFDDYAGSGGGIGNDEFVAGLADRDRGEEGEASPRKILRTYYVDPTHEFDEEREESYLTGMLDTATGEANYPGSAVQSDNWPGVAPGETGVNNAISPKYCDLSTITEIDPEEKPPVLWIRGDSDQIVSNESLFDLGTLGRMGQIPDWPGEDVFPPQPMVDQTRAVLEEYADAGGEFEEVVFDNTGHAPHVEVPTEFMSELEGKLE